GCGAGACGCTTTGACGCGATATCTGGCAACCCACTCAGCGGGTAGTTTCCGTCTTCCATATCAGCGTCCCATTGTTCCAATGGAGTGCGGCCACCGAGGCCACGGTGCGGCGAGTTGTGGTAGATATCCACGACCCAACGCACCAGAATGAATGCGACATCCTCGGCGTTCAGGCAGGCCCTGTCTTGCGATTTGTAGTCACCGCGCTCGATCGAATTTGAGAAGGTGCGCCCCGACAGTCGCGGCATCAAATCGGTGCTGAAAGTGCCGAAAATCCGCTCACCTGTGCCGCGCATGCCCGGAACCCCCGCATGGGTCCGCAAAGTCTGAATGCGCAGATCAAGGCAACAATTGGTGAACGCCTCCGCTTTGAACGCCGGCCCATTGTCCGTGACCAGCACTTCAGGTTTCACGGCCATCGACCATGATGTTGGAGCGCCCGAGGCAGCGGCCAACTGGCCCTTATCACTCACGATCATGCGCAGACATTCCTGTGCCGCACTGGTGCAAGGGTTCCGCGTCAGTTTCATACCGAGGATGATTTTGGTCCGACAATCAATCGCCAGAACAAGCCACCAGCGCGCTTTGTCTCCATCAAGTCCGATTTGATCCAGAAGCTCGGCGCCGAAGAACTCTTTAAGATTGGCAGAATGGATGATCGACTGCAGGTCAATGCACCATTCATCCATTTCAACGCGTTCACCGGGGCGCGAAACCTCCAAGCCTGTGCCGACCGGACGCAGCTTCTTGATCGCATACTCCCGGCCGTGGCGGGCGATCATGACGCGCAAAGGATCCAGTTTCTTGATGGCGGTGCGGACAGCGTCGCGTCCGGGGACACGAAGAGCCAGTTCACCTTTTTTAAGGCCTTTATTTGCATTATGGAATGCCCGCTGGACATCAACAACGGTTGCTTTCAGCGTTTTCCGCTCCAGCGTCAGGTAGCTTGCACGGATCGTCGACATCAGAAGCGATTGCTCTGCCGGGCGAAACCCACTGCTCCGGTTTCCACACTTGGACAGCGTGTCAGCGAGGGCAGACAGGCCATGTTTTTGATACCGGTTGTAGAGTTTGCGGAGATAATCCGCTGAGTAGAGCACAACGCCGTTCTTGCTGCCGCCGCCGCGACCTTTGCGCACCGATTTCGCAACCGACTTCGGCAACTGTTGATGTTCCAAAGCATGATTCAACAGGTCGCGCTCGGTGACCTCTTGCCTCAAGTAGGCGGTCGCCCGGGTTTCAATCTCCTTCTCCGATGCCTCGATATCTGCCGCATTTGGAAGGATGAGACCTTCTGAAACCATGTCTTCAATTGCCATGATCTGGACATAGCGATTGTAAAACCTCTTCTTCTGAGAAGAGTTCAGATCTGACACCTGAAACAAAGCGCCTTTCGCCAAGGGCGCGGGCTTCAAGTCATCCGGCAGATAATACCCCACCTCATGCTTGATTGCCCCGGCCGCGCTGAGACGCGAGAGCATCCCCATGCTGAATTGCTCGGTCAACCCCTGCCCGTCCGCAGGTTGCAGAAAGATCGTGTCACCCGACTTGCCGGCCCAGTCGAAACGTTTGCCCTCGATTGTCAGGCGGTCGGCCTGCTCGATCCGAAAGCCAGATTTGACAGAGGTGGATTTTGCGAAGGTATCGCCTTTAACAATAGCGTTCATGACTGATGGCCTTTCCATTGGATGAGAGTATTGGGGGTCGTGCGCTCGTGGTGAACGGGCTGAAGTTCGCGCTTCGAGATCAACCGCAGGATCGCGCGATATCCGCGCTCCTTCAGGCCGACCTCATCTGTGAGGTTTTTGATGCTGATAGCGCCGCGGAGGGGACTCGCGACCTTGCGTACAGCGGCTTCCGCGTCGGGATCGCTGTCATGCAAAGCCGTGTTCAGGTTAGCGTTGTGCAGAGTGATGGGATCGATATCTGCCTCGGTCAGCAGACGCACCGAAGAGGCGAATTTCTTCTCCTGAACCCACCAGGCCACGACTTCCATCTTTCCGAGAAAGTCTTGCGACTCCAATCCTGACGTGGGCTTGACGGTGCATGCGACCCTCTCGCCGCTCGTCTTGGTGACCATCATGTCAAAGACATGGCGCTTC
This portion of the Roseovarius nanhaiticus genome encodes:
- a CDS encoding DDE-type integrase/transposase/recombinase, with amino-acid sequence MNAIVKGDTFAKSTSVKSGFRIEQADRLTIEGKRFDWAGKSGDTIFLQPADGQGLTEQFSMGMLSRLSAAGAIKHEVGYYLPDDLKPAPLAKGALFQVSDLNSSQKKRFYNRYVQIMAIEDMVSEGLILPNAADIEASEKEIETRATAYLRQEVTERDLLNHALEHQQLPKSVAKSVRKGRGGGSKNGVVLYSADYLRKLYNRYQKHGLSALADTLSKCGNRSSGFRPAEQSLLMSTIRASYLTLERKTLKATVVDVQRAFHNANKGLKKGELALRVPGRDAVRTAIKKLDPLRVMIARHGREYAIKKLRPVGTGLEVSRPGERVEMDEWCIDLQSIIHSANLKEFFGAELLDQIGLDGDKARWWLVLAIDCRTKIILGMKLTRNPCTSAAQECLRMIVSDKGQLAAASGAPTSWSMAVKPEVLVTDNGPAFKAEAFTNCCLDLRIQTLRTHAGVPGMRGTGERIFGTFSTDLMPRLSGRTFSNSIERGDYKSQDRACLNAEDVAFILVRWVVDIYHNSPHRGLGGRTPLEQWDADMEDGNYPLSGLPDIASKRLA